The Prochlorococcus sp. MIT 1300 genome has a window encoding:
- the rpoB gene encoding DNA-directed RNA polymerase subunit beta has protein sequence MGRSAIQVAKTATYLPDLVEVQRASFKWFLEKGLIEELESFSPITDYTGKLELHFVGSEYRLKRPRHDVEEAKRRDATFASQMYVTCRLVNKETGEIKEQEVFIGELPLMTERGTFIINGAERVIVNQIVRSPGVYFKDEQDKNGRRTYNASVIPNRGAWLKFETDKNDLLHVRVDKTRKINAHVLMRAMGLSDNDVIDKLRHPEYYKKSIDAANDEGISSEDQALLELYKKLRPGEPPSVSGGQQLLQARFFDPKRYDLGRVGRYKINKKLRLTIPDTVRTLTHEDVLSTLDYLINLELDVGGASLDDIDHLGNRRVRSVGELLQNQVRVGLNRLERIIKERMTVGETDSLTPAQLVNPKPLVAAIKEFFGSSQLSQFMDQTNPLAELTHKRRISALGPGGLTRERAGFAVRDIHPSHYGRLCPIETPEGPNAGLINSLATHARVNQYGFIETPFWKVEDGRVIKEGDPIYLSADLEDECRVAPGDVATDSEGKILADLIPVRYRQDFEKVPPEQVDYVQLSPVQVISVATSLIPFLEHDDANRALMGSNMQRQAVPLLRPERPLVGTGLETQVARDSGMVPISKVNGTVTFVDATAIVVRDEEGADHTHYLQKYQRSNQDTCLNQRPIVHQGDSVIVGQVLADGSACEGGEIALGQNVLVAYMPWEGYNYEDAILVSERLVKDDLYTSVHIEKYEIEARQTKLGPEEITREIPNIAEESLGNLDELGIIRIGAFVESGDILVGKVTPKGESDQPPEEKLLRAIFGEKARDVRDNSLRVPSTERGRVVDVRIYTREQGDELPPGANMVVRVYVAQRRKIQVGDKMAGRHGNKGIISRILPREDMPYLPDGTPVDIVLNPLGVPSRMNVGQVFECLMGWAAANLQCRVKVVPFDEMYGAEKSQQTVEAYLKEAAKQPGKEWVYNPDNPGKLQLIDGRSGEPFDQSVTVGYAQILKLVHLVDDKIHARSTGPYSLVTQQPLGGKAQQGGQRLGEMEVWALEAYGAAYTLQELLTVKSDDMQGRNEALNAIVKGKPIPRPGTPESFKVLMRELQSLGLDIAVYTDEGKEVDLMQDVNPRRSTPSRPTYESLGVTDYDDD, from the coding sequence ATGGGTAGAAGCGCGATTCAGGTCGCCAAGACCGCAACTTATTTGCCCGATTTGGTTGAGGTACAGAGGGCCAGTTTTAAGTGGTTTTTAGAGAAAGGGTTAATTGAGGAGCTGGAAAGCTTCTCCCCAATAACTGATTACACAGGGAAGCTTGAGCTTCATTTTGTTGGTAGTGAATATCGACTCAAGCGACCTAGGCATGATGTAGAGGAGGCTAAGAGGCGAGATGCAACATTTGCATCTCAAATGTATGTGACTTGCCGATTGGTTAACAAGGAAACAGGTGAGATTAAAGAACAGGAAGTATTTATAGGTGAGCTGCCCCTCATGACAGAAAGGGGAACATTCATTATTAATGGTGCTGAAAGGGTTATTGTTAATCAAATTGTACGTAGTCCAGGAGTTTATTTTAAGGATGAGCAGGATAAAAATGGCCGTAGAACTTATAATGCCAGTGTTATTCCAAATAGAGGTGCTTGGTTAAAGTTTGAGACTGATAAAAATGATTTACTCCATGTTCGAGTAGATAAAACACGGAAAATAAATGCTCATGTGCTAATGAGAGCAATGGGTCTTTCTGATAATGATGTAATAGATAAACTGCGACATCCTGAATATTACAAGAAGTCAATTGATGCTGCTAATGATGAGGGGATAAGCTCTGAAGATCAAGCACTTTTAGAGCTTTATAAGAAATTACGACCTGGCGAACCTCCTTCAGTAAGTGGTGGTCAGCAGCTACTCCAAGCAAGGTTTTTTGATCCAAAACGATATGACTTGGGCAGGGTTGGCCGTTACAAAATAAACAAAAAACTTCGACTAACTATCCCTGACACGGTTAGAACACTTACTCATGAGGATGTTCTATCGACGCTGGACTATTTGATTAACTTAGAATTAGATGTTGGTGGTGCAAGTCTTGATGATATAGATCATTTAGGTAATCGCCGCGTACGATCTGTTGGTGAGTTGCTCCAGAACCAGGTCCGTGTTGGGTTAAATCGTTTAGAGAGGATTATTAAAGAAAGAATGACTGTGGGTGAGACAGATTCTCTTACCCCTGCACAATTAGTGAACCCTAAGCCACTTGTTGCGGCTATCAAGGAGTTTTTTGGGTCTAGCCAATTAAGTCAGTTCATGGATCAGACTAATCCGTTGGCTGAATTAACTCATAAAAGACGTATTTCTGCTCTTGGGCCAGGAGGCTTGACAAGAGAGCGTGCAGGATTTGCTGTTAGAGATATTCATCCTTCTCATTACGGCCGTTTATGCCCAATTGAAACTCCTGAAGGGCCAAATGCGGGATTAATTAATTCATTAGCAACTCATGCAAGAGTAAATCAGTATGGATTTATTGAAACCCCATTTTGGAAAGTTGAAGATGGTCGAGTAATAAAAGAAGGAGACCCTATTTATCTCTCCGCTGACCTAGAAGATGAATGTCGTGTAGCTCCTGGAGATGTAGCTACAGATTCGGAAGGCAAGATTCTTGCGGACCTAATACCTGTGAGATATCGCCAGGACTTTGAGAAAGTTCCCCCAGAGCAGGTTGATTATGTGCAGCTTTCTCCTGTGCAAGTTATTTCTGTTGCAACATCTCTGATTCCTTTCTTAGAGCATGACGATGCAAACAGAGCCTTAATGGGATCCAATATGCAAAGGCAGGCTGTCCCTCTTTTGCGACCTGAACGACCTTTGGTAGGTACCGGCCTAGAAACTCAGGTCGCGAGAGATTCAGGAATGGTTCCTATTTCTAAAGTTAATGGAACGGTTACTTTTGTTGATGCAACTGCCATTGTGGTTCGTGATGAAGAGGGGGCTGACCATACCCACTACCTTCAAAAATATCAACGTTCAAATCAGGATACTTGTCTTAATCAACGTCCAATAGTCCACCAAGGAGATTCAGTAATTGTTGGTCAGGTGCTGGCTGATGGCTCTGCTTGTGAAGGTGGTGAAATAGCCCTTGGCCAAAATGTTCTCGTGGCATACATGCCTTGGGAAGGATACAACTATGAGGATGCAATTCTTGTAAGTGAGCGACTAGTTAAAGATGATTTGTACACTTCTGTTCATATTGAAAAGTATGAAATTGAAGCTAGGCAAACTAAATTAGGGCCTGAAGAGATTACACGTGAGATACCAAATATTGCAGAGGAAAGTCTTGGCAACCTAGATGAATTGGGGATAATTAGAATAGGCGCTTTTGTAGAAAGTGGAGACATACTTGTTGGTAAGGTTACCCCTAAGGGTGAGTCAGATCAGCCACCAGAGGAGAAGTTGTTGCGTGCAATCTTTGGAGAGAAAGCTCGAGATGTACGAGATAATTCTCTAAGAGTTCCTAGTACTGAAAGAGGAAGAGTTGTTGATGTTCGTATATACACAAGAGAGCAAGGTGATGAGTTGCCGCCAGGCGCGAACATGGTTGTTCGTGTATATGTTGCTCAGCGTAGAAAGATACAAGTTGGTGACAAGATGGCAGGGAGACATGGCAATAAAGGAATCATTAGTCGGATACTTCCGCGGGAGGATATGCCCTATCTGCCAGATGGTACCCCAGTGGATATTGTTTTAAACCCACTTGGCGTTCCGAGTCGTATGAACGTCGGCCAGGTCTTTGAATGTTTGATGGGATGGGCGGCAGCAAATCTTCAATGCCGTGTAAAAGTTGTTCCCTTTGATGAGATGTATGGGGCTGAGAAATCTCAACAGACTGTAGAGGCTTATTTAAAAGAAGCTGCTAAACAACCTGGCAAGGAATGGGTCTACAACCCTGACAACCCTGGCAAGCTTCAATTGATAGATGGTCGCTCAGGTGAACCTTTTGATCAGTCAGTAACAGTCGGTTATGCCCAAATTTTGAAGCTTGTTCACTTGGTAGACGACAAGATTCATGCAAGGTCTACTGGCCCATATTCATTGGTTACCCAACAGCCTCTTGGAGGTAAAGCTCAACAAGGAGGTCAGCGTCTTGGAGAGATGGAAGTTTGGGCGCTTGAAGCCTATGGAGCAGCTTATACATTGCAAGAGCTCCTTACGGTTAAATCCGATGACATGCAAGGCAGGAATGAGGCACTGAATGCAATAGTCAAGGGCAAGCCAATACCTAGGCCTGGAACTCCAGAGTCCTTCAAGGTTTTGATGAGAGAGCTTCAGTCCTTAGGCTTGGATATCGCTGTATATACAGATGAAGGTAAGGAAGTTGATCTTATGCAGGATGTTAATCCTCGTAGGAGTACACCTAGTAGACCTACATATGAGTCCTTAGGAGTCACGGATTATGACGATGATTAA
- a CDS encoding DNA-directed RNA polymerase subunit gamma, producing MTNSNLRTENHFDYVKITLASPDRVMEWGQRTLPNGQVVGEVTKPETINYRTLKPEMDGLFCEKIFGPSKDWECHCGKYKRVRHRGIVCERCGVEVTESRVRRHRMGFIKLAAPVSHVWYLKGIPSYVAILLDMPLRDVEQIVYFNCYVVLDAGDHQDLKYKQLLTEDEWLEIEDEIYAEDSTIENEPIVGIGAEALKQLLEDLELPKVAEELREEIAGSKGQKRAKLIKRLRVIDNFIATNANPEWMVLDAIPVIPPDLRPMVQLDGGRFATSDLNDLYRRVINRNNRLARLQEILAPEIIVRNEKRMLQEAVDALIDNGRRGRTVVGANNRPLKSLSDIIEGKQGRFRQNLLGKRVDYSGRSVIVVGPKLKMHQCGLPKEMAIELFQPFVIHRLIRQNIVNNIKAAKKLIQRADDEVMQVLQEVIEGHPILLNRAPTLHRLGIQAFEPKLVDGRAIQLHPLVCPAFNADFDGDQMAVHVPLAIEAQTEARMLMLASNNILSPATGDPIITPSQDMVLGSYYLTALKPGAPQPEFGDRSKTFASLEDAIKAFEDKRVHLHDWVWVRFSGEVEDEDESEVPIKAEKLSDGTRFEQWTYRRDRLDEEGALISRYILTTVGRIVMNHTIMDAVAVT from the coding sequence ATGACTAACAGCAACTTACGTACCGAAAACCACTTTGATTACGTCAAGATAACCCTTGCTTCTCCAGACCGTGTAATGGAGTGGGGGCAAAGGACATTGCCTAATGGTCAGGTTGTAGGTGAAGTTACTAAGCCTGAAACTATTAATTACCGCACACTGAAGCCAGAGATGGATGGCTTATTTTGCGAAAAGATCTTTGGTCCGTCTAAGGATTGGGAGTGTCATTGTGGTAAATACAAACGTGTTAGGCATCGTGGAATTGTTTGTGAGCGTTGTGGCGTTGAAGTTACTGAAAGTAGAGTACGCAGGCACCGTATGGGGTTCATTAAACTTGCGGCCCCTGTCTCACATGTTTGGTATCTAAAGGGTATCCCAAGTTATGTTGCTATTTTGCTTGATATGCCCTTAAGGGATGTTGAGCAAATTGTTTATTTTAATTGTTATGTTGTTCTTGATGCAGGAGACCATCAAGACCTGAAGTACAAACAGTTGCTAACAGAGGATGAATGGCTTGAGATAGAAGATGAGATATATGCAGAAGATTCAACTATAGAAAATGAGCCTATAGTTGGTATTGGTGCAGAGGCTTTAAAACAATTATTGGAAGACTTGGAGTTGCCAAAAGTCGCAGAAGAATTACGTGAGGAGATCGCAGGTAGTAAAGGGCAGAAAAGGGCCAAGCTGATTAAGCGCCTTAGGGTTATTGATAATTTTATTGCTACTAATGCAAATCCAGAATGGATGGTATTAGATGCAATACCAGTCATACCTCCAGATCTGCGCCCTATGGTGCAACTTGATGGAGGTAGATTTGCTACTTCTGACTTGAATGATTTATATAGAAGAGTAATTAATAGGAACAATCGTTTAGCTAGACTTCAAGAAATTCTTGCCCCTGAAATTATTGTTCGTAATGAAAAGAGAATGCTTCAAGAGGCAGTTGATGCCTTAATTGATAATGGACGGCGTGGGCGGACTGTTGTTGGGGCTAATAACCGACCTTTGAAATCTTTAAGTGACATTATTGAGGGCAAACAGGGGCGATTTAGACAGAATTTGCTTGGGAAGAGGGTCGATTACTCAGGACGCTCTGTGATAGTTGTTGGGCCAAAATTAAAAATGCATCAGTGTGGTTTACCAAAGGAAATGGCAATTGAATTATTTCAGCCATTTGTAATTCATCGCCTTATTCGTCAAAACATAGTTAACAACATTAAAGCAGCTAAGAAATTGATTCAGCGGGCTGATGATGAAGTTATGCAGGTCTTGCAGGAGGTGATTGAGGGTCACCCAATACTTTTGAATAGGGCCCCTACCTTGCACCGTTTAGGTATTCAGGCTTTTGAGCCAAAACTTGTAGACGGTAGAGCAATTCAATTACATCCACTAGTTTGCCCAGCTTTTAACGCAGATTTTGATGGAGACCAAATGGCCGTCCATGTACCTCTGGCTATAGAAGCTCAGACTGAGGCGAGAATGTTGATGTTGGCGAGTAATAACATCCTTTCCCCAGCTACTGGTGATCCAATTATTACTCCTTCCCAGGATATGGTTCTTGGCTCTTATTATTTGACTGCTTTAAAGCCTGGTGCTCCTCAACCAGAATTTGGAGATAGATCTAAAACCTTTGCGAGTCTTGAGGATGCCATTAAAGCTTTTGAGGATAAAAGAGTTCATCTTCATGATTGGGTTTGGGTCCGTTTCAGCGGTGAAGTAGAAGACGAGGATGAGTCTGAAGTTCCAATTAAGGCTGAGAAACTTTCAGATGGAACTCGCTTTGAGCAATGGACGTATAGGAGAGATCGACTAGATGAGGAAGGAGCTTTGATAAGCCGCTACATTCTCACAACTGTTGGGAGAATCGTGATGAACCACACCATTATGGATGCTGTGGCAGTTACATAA